The following proteins are encoded in a genomic region of Pyricularia oryzae 70-15 chromosome 6, whole genome shotgun sequence:
- a CDS encoding STU1: MAEKLDEDQVSGLIAILRKDVSVDAKVQQVNAVKSSIKQHNVPDNCVVPVFEALRIASTAQHAVLVNAGFTGLNHLITRMSRQDPKYLSKEAVRLLPLLTEKLGDQKEKFRTVATQSLITMYKATPAEVERVIRNVAMVGKNPRAKEASLHWLLQMHQEHGLQFRAYVPTLMDLLEDADAAVRDAAKTTVIELFRNAPNAAKSDLKKQLKNFKVRPAIEQAIVKELVPASLSAAPSDSDARPASRAESTRSTRANLSASTTSAGIERPVTPGLLDSKPETVDPTYVNTQRELDDIVKEMHLYFEGKETEQNWLQREESIKKLRRLLAGNAVSDFHDAFLGGVRGLLDGIIKAVTSLRTSLSKEGCSLVQELALAYGPGIDPMVEILMQTFIKLCAATKKISSQLANVTVDTIIAKVTYNHRIMQHVWFACQDKNVQPRTYATGWLKTLLNKEAQQKSHIEHHGGLDLVEKCIKKGLADSNPLVREKMRVTYWTFNEIWPARAEAIMEDLDATAKKLLQKSSGNTSSPKPAAGGARPGMGLSRSTMTASKPSLRDAMLAQKRALASKNLPARPGSAMAHFSPVGTASSASSAAVTSTTTAKPPVRQKQLQEAPTSTGSNSLSVAPMRPGRKRPELAARPATAGPYSVRTHDTVSLEQNSPPEKTRSNVVTPKSFAASPKRTAPRTRPGHVSSASEPHVPSPSRPKSAASKAAAPSPRASPAKPKPTAIARTLRESSPSKPVDAPSPARTMASPMPGSPVSAPPPVLTEPTQEPETEQQETRPESRTSTSPHTPPRPVKVYEDPFTADEPSTKPNLTRPVLEDIPINEDAANLVRPVETDPVVASTDGGPPDKAKQYARLLDSGISKIRSHSLDVHGFRKLQTVLRDNKFSFTDDKFEALLLGLFGFLQSPLSDIPIEKVPDVKAQILATIKLLLKRARDNFQPHVSHALESLLEARGVYEARTHIVSGMELLADELVTIGDPSEMVVVLTQALQGVEMDARGCRSLNMGLHVLREVVDARPDFHPTESELAALSGLAARCLESHESGVRMDAVQLCVALHARVGDTRFWDNIKGVKEDPKSLITYYIVKRQREHDAAASNGLSAAATATVI; this comes from the exons ATGGCCGAAAAACTTGATGAGGACCAGGTTTCCGGTCTCATCGCCATACTCCGCAAGGACGTCTCGGTCGACGCCAAAGTTCAGCAAGTAAATGCGGTCAAGTCCAGCATCAAGCAGCACAATGTGCCTGATAACTGCGTCGTACCGGTATTCGAGGCCTTGCGCATCGCATCTACCGCCCAGCATGCCGTCCTGGTCAACGCCGGCTTCACTGGCCTCAACCACCTTATAACACGAATGTCGCGACAAGATCCGAAGTACCTTAGCAAAGAGGCTGTCCGTCTACTGCCGCTGCTCACAGAGAAGCTTGGAGACCAGAAGGAAAAGTTCAGGACAGTTGCTACGCAGTCACTCATCACCATGTACAAAGCCACACCCGCAGAAGTCGAGCGAGTGATCCGCAACGTAGCCATGGTGGGTAAGAACCCCAGAGCTAAGGAAGCAAGTCTACACTGGCTTCTTCAG ATGCACCAAGAACATGGGCTCCAGTTTCGCGCCTATGTGCCTACCCTTATGGATTTACTTGAAGACGCCGACGCTGCTGTTCGAGACGCAGCAAAAACCACCGTTATAGAGCTGTTTCGAAATGCGCCAAACGCCGCCAAATCAGATTTGAAAAAGCAGCTTAAGAATTTCAAGGTGCGCCCTGCGATCGAGCAGGCCATCGTCAAAGAACTCGTTCCCGCATCGCTCTCGGCGGCACCCTCGGATTCCGACGCTCGACCAGCTTCCCGAGCCGAATCCACGCGATCAACACGCGCAAATCTTTCGGCAAGCACGACATCGGCTGGCATCGAACGTCCGGTTACCCCTGGTCTTCTCGACAGCAAACCGGAAACCGTCGATCCCACCTATGTCAATACCCAAAGAGAACTAGATGATATCGTCAAGGAGATGCACCTCTATTTCGAGGGCAAGGAGACGGAGCAGAATTGGCTGCAGCGTGAAGAAAGCATTAAGAAGCTCAGGCGACTGTTGGCGGGTAACGCCGTCTCAGACTTCCATGACGCGTTCCTCGGCGGTGTGCGCGGACTTTTGGACGGCATAATCAAAGCCGTCACTTCACTGAGAACTAGTCTTTCTAAGGAGGGCTGCAGTCTTGTCCAAGAGCTGGCTCTTGCGTACGGTCCGGGCATAGACCCTATGGTGGAGATTCTTATGCAGACTTTCATCAAGCTTTGCGCTGCGACCAAAAAGATCAGCTCTCAGTTGGCCAATGTCACCGTGGACACCATCATCGCAAAGGTCACTTACAACCACCGGATTATGCAACACGTGTGGTTTGCTTGCCAGGATAAGAACGTGCAACCACGAACTTATGCCACCGGATGGTTGAAAACACTGCTCAACAAAGAGGCTCAGCAGAAGTCACACATCGAACACCACGGAGGGCTAGATTTAGTTGAAAAATGCATCAAGAAGGGGCTCGCCGACTCCAATCCATTGGTGAGGGAGAAAATGAGGGTCACTTACTGGACTTTCAACGAAATATGGCCCGCAAGAGCGGAAGC GATTATGGAAGATCTGGATGCCACGGCTAAGAAGCTCCTGCAAAAGAGCTCCGGAAACACGAGCTCGCCCAAGCCGGCCGCTGGTGGTGCCCGGCCTGGCATGGGTCTTTCTAGGAGTACCATGACCGCTTCCAAACCTTCTTTAAGAGACGCCATGTTGGCACAAAAACGGGCTTTAGCTTCAAAGAATCTCCCAGCAAGGCCTGGATCCGCCATGGCACATTTTTCACCTGTGGGGACTGCATCTTCAGCCTCATCTGCAGCGGTTACTTCCACTACTACCGCCAAACCCCCTGTCCGCCAAAAGCAGCTGCAGGAGGCCCCCACTTCCACTGGATCAAATAGCCTTTCGGTCGCTCCAATGCGACCCGGTAGAAAGAGACCAGAGCTGGCAGCAAGACCTGCTACAGCTGGCCCCTACTCTGTGAGGACACATGATACAGTATCATTGGAGCAGAACAGCCCACCAGAGAAAACAAGGTCGAATGTAGTCACGCCCAAGTCTTTTGCAGCGTCTCCTAAGAGGACCGCCCCGAGAACACGACCTGGTCATGTGTCTTCGGCCAGTGAACCACATGTGCCTTCGCCGTCGAGGCCAAAGTCTGCTGCCAGTAAGGCGGCTGCTCCTTCGCCTCGCGCGAGTCCGGCAAAACCAAAGCCTACTGCAATCGCTCGCACTCTTCGTGAGAGCAGCCCGTCCAAGCCAGTTGATGCGCCCAGTCCGGCTAGAACCATGGCCTCACCGATGCCTGGGTCTCCCGTGTCCGCGCCTCCTCCAGTTCTGACCGAACCTACCCAGGAGCCAGAAACGGAACAGCAAGAGACTAGGCCAGAATCAAGGACGAGCACGTCTCCTCATACACCGCCACGGCCGGTCAAGGTTTATGAAGATCCATTCACGGCGGACGAACCTTCGACTAAGCCGAATTTAACAAGACCTGTTCTCGAGGATATCCCGATTAATGAGGACGCCGCAAACCTTGTTCGACCTGTCGAAACCGACCCTGTTGTCGCCAGCACCGACGGTGGCCCGCCAGACAAAGCCAAACAGTATGCACGCCTCCTTGACAGCGGGATCTCCAAAATAAGATCCCACAGCCTCGACGTACATGGCTTCCGCAAGCTTCAGACGGTTTTGCGTGACAACAAGTTTTCTTTCACAGACGACAAGTTTGAAGCTTTACTCCTGGGGTTGTTTGGTTTTCTACAGTCTCCACTTAGCGATATCCCCATCGAGAAGGTACCGGATGTTAAGGCACAGATTCTTGCTACTATCAAGCTCCTTCTCAAGAGGGCCCGCGACAACTTTCAACCACACGTATCTCACGCCCTCGAATCGCTCCTCGAGGCAAGAGGGGTATACGAAGCTCGTACACATATAGTCTCAGGCATGGAGCTACTGGCAGACGAACTGGTGACTATAGGTGACCCTTCGGAAATGGTCGTAGTTCTGACACAGGCCCTGCAGGGTGTCGAGATGGACGCAAGGGGTTGTCGGTCGCTCAACATGGGCTTGCACGTTCTGAGGGAAGTTGTCGATGCGCGTCCGGATTTTCATCCGACCGAATCTGAACTTGCCGCCCTGAGCGGGTTGGCCGCGCGCTGCCTTGAAAGCCATGAGTCTGGCGTGCGGATGGATGCAGTCCAATTGTGTGTTGCCCTGCATGCCCGTGTGGGCGATACACGCTTCTGGGACAACATCAAGGGTGTCAAGGAGGACCCTAAGAGCCTCATTACCTACTACATCGTGAAAAGGCAGCGCGAACATGATGCCGCAGCCAGTAATGGATTGTCAGCAGCTGCCACTGCGACTGTCATTTGA
- a CDS encoding multidrug and toxin extrusion protein 1, protein MSASRPIPGGSSKNPGSSSHDFPASFVASFRSSSPIAQEVIARDLAACSDDEDFDPEADGPGLGASDSVVDGDNPLMYRRPSGIAFGTARPVLAAQNVEDSILTREEWKQSLDAERSLLRDNHILPPKHAHPEQLGLLGRLRKRFFSTKVPRPSGSDEEAGPDLDGIPTEESPLLAGDGNDAPRRHSSSAAAAETGHLSETWEAAVAAGHIKTTWQREAKTLAVYSRSLVVTFLLQYSVNITSILAVGRIGKVELGAVSLATMSANILCYAPIQGLATSLDTLCAQAYGSGHKHLVGLQLQRMTAFLLLLLFPIGVLWLHAAELLVKFGIARPSAELAGLYLRICIFSMPAYAIFEASKRFVQAQGLFHATTYCLMISAPLNVLINWLLVWKLGWGFVGAPVSVVITQNLQPILLFLYVRFVDGYQCWGGFSKRAFSNWGPMIRLAIPGMIMVEAEWLAFEILTLTSGRFGTSQLAAQSVIVTLAATTYQIPFPLSVAVSTRVANLIGAKLADAAKTSAKVAIVAGIIIGLFNTTVLSVFRWKLPLLFTKDPEVIEIVARTMPILVVLQFFDAVCAISQGLLRGLGQQEFAGYSNIISYYAIALPISFATALGLGWELKGLWFGVTIGLAVVMVVEYSYLRWYDWNRAVRDAENRNASN, encoded by the exons ATGTCAGCGAGCAGGCCGATCCCGGGGGGCTCCTCCAAGAATCCGGGCAGCTCGAGTCACGACTTTCCGGCCTCATTCGTCGCCTCGTTTCGATCTTCGTCGCCAATCGCTCAGGAGGTCATCGCGAGGGATCTTGCGGCCTGTTCGGACGATGAGGACTTTGATCCCGAAGCCGATGGCCCTGGCCTGGGTGCTTCCGATTCGGTAGTTGACGGTGACAACCCATTGATGTACCGACGGCCGAGCGGCATAGCCTTCGGCACTGCGCGGCCCGTACTGGCAGCGCAGAATGTTGAGGATTCCATCCTTACCAGGGAAGAGTGGAAGCAGTCCCTGGATGCGGAAAGGAGCCTTCTTAGAGACAACCATATCCTCCCGCCAAAACATGCTCATCCTGAACAGCTCGGTTTGCTAGGACGGCTGCGAAAGCGTTTCTTCAGCACCAAGGTGCCGAGGCCCAGTGGGTCCGACGAAGAGGCGGGACCTGACCTGGATGGCATCCCCACTGAGGAATCACCGCTCCTTGCGGGTGATGGTAACGATGCACCTCGGCGTCACTCCtcgtctgccgccgccgccgagactGGCCATCTCAGTGAGACGTGGGAGGCAGCTGTTGCAGCTGGTCACATCAAGACGACATGGCAGCGGGAGGCCAAGACATTGGCAGTGTATTCCCGCTCTCTTGTCGTCACATTTCTCCTGCAATATTCCGTCAACATAACCAGTATCTTGGCTGTAGGGAGGATTGGCAAGGTAGAGCTTGGGGCCGTCAGCT TGGCCACCATGAGTGCAAACATTCTGTGCTATGCTCCAATTCAGGGGTTGGCAACCTCACTAGATACGTTGTGTGCGCAGGCTTATGGTTCCGGCCATAAGCACCTGGTAGGGCTGCAGCTCCAGCGTATGACAGCGTTTTTGCTTTTGCTCCTGTTCCCAATTGGAGTCTTGTGGTTGCACGCCGCCGAACTTCTGGTCAAGTTCGGAATAGCTCGGCCGAGTGCCGAGCTGGCCGGGCTGTACCTTCGCATCTGCATTTTTAGCATGCCCGCGTATGCCATCTTTGAAGCCTCGAAGCGTTTCGTTCAAGCGCAGGGTCTTTTCCATGCGACTACCTATTGTCTAATGATTTCCGCGCCGCTCAATGTGCTTATCAACTGGCTCTTGGTGTGGAAGCTGGGGTGGGGTTTCGTTGGTGCTCCCGTGTCCGTCGTGATCACGCAGAATCTTCAGCCTATCCTGCTGTTTCTTTACGTTCGCTTCGTGGACGGATATCAATGCTGGGGTGGCTTTTCGAAGCGGGCGTTCTCGAATTGGG GCCCGATGATTCGCCTTGCTATCCCTGGAAT GATTATG GTGGAGGCGGAATGGCTTGCCTTTGAGATTCTGACACTTACATCAGGCCGCTTTGGCACATCCCAGCTGGCTGCGCAGAGTGTCATTGTAACACTTGCCGCCACTACGTACCAGATTCCTTTCCCTCTTTCTGTTGCAGTTTCGACCCGCGTTGCCAACTTGATCGGTGCGAAGCTTGCCGATGCGGCAAAGACTTCAGCCAAAGTT GCAATCGTTGCTGGTATCATTATCGGTCTCTTCAACACGACAGTTCTATCCGTGTTTCGATGGAAGCTGCCACTTCTGTTTACGAAAGACCCCGAGGTTATTGAGATAGTTGCGCGCACAATGCCCATTCTTGTAGTGCTACAGTTCTTCGACGCTGTATGCGCAATCTCCCAAGGTCTACTTCGAGGTCTGGGCCAGCAGGAGTTTGCTGGTTACTCAAACATCATCTCGTACTACGCCATCGCCCTGCCCATATCTTTTGCGACCGCCCTCGGACTTGGGTGGGAGCTCAAGGGCTTGTGGTTTGGTGTGACGATTGGCCTTGCAGT TGTCATGGTTGTTGAGTATTCTTATCTTCGCTGGTACGATTGGAACCGTGCTGTGCGTGATGCAGAGAATCGGAATGCTTCGAACTAG
- a CDS encoding DnaJ domain-containing protein, translating to MASTDNPADDRDALDILEAENKEATKDTEIDRILNAFRLDAYAVLGLQPGVPESDIKITYRKKSLLIHPDKTRNPMAPEAFDRLKKAQTELMDEKHRALLDEAISDARMLVLRDKKWTVDSPELKTDEFKKLWADKTKYVLIENEQRRRRQLKGQMQEEGRQQRKEEAEIEERKRKRQHDQDWEATRDQRISSWRQFSQKKSGESSKKKKKLKPIG from the exons ATGGCTAGCACAGACAACCCAGCCGATGATCGCGATGCGCTCGACATTCTAGAGgcagaaaacaaggaggcaACCAAGGATACCGAAATCGACCGCATTCTCAATGCATTTCGCCTCGATGC ATATGCCGTCCTAGGCCTGCAGCCAGGCGTGCCGGAATCCGACATCAAGATCACCTACCGCAAAAAGTCCCTCCTGATCCACCCTGATAAGACGCGAAACCCGATGGCGCCCGAGGCGTTCGACCGGCTCAAGAAGGCGCAGACGGAGTTGATGGACGAGAAGCACCGGGCGCTGCTGGACGAGGCCATCTCGGACGCGCGAATGCTGGTGCTGCGTGACAAGAAGTGGACGGTTGATAGTCCGGAGCTCAAGACGGACGAGTTTAAGAAGCTGTGGGCGGACAAGACAAAGTACGTGCTGATCGAGAATGAGCAGCGACGAAGGAGGCAGCTCAAGGGACAGATGCAGGAGGAAGGTAGACAGCAGCGCAAAGAGGAGGCCGAGATCGAGGAGCGCAAGCGCAAGAGGCAGCACGACCAGGACTGGGAGGCGACGAGGGATCAGCGCATCAGCAGCTGGAGGCAGTTCTCGCAGAAGAAGTCGGGCGAGTcgagcaagaagaagaagaagttgAAGCCTATTGGTTAA
- a CDS encoding ATP-dependent RNA helicase DBP10 gives MPRRAASPAASEHEIDILGSIFANDNDTEVKAKAKKRTGGHDEIDLDIDALLNGAEDGGDGDDEALIALQQAASFRKTTNLKGKTGKKSGGFQAMGLNPSLLQAITRKGFAVPTPIQRKSIPLILDRRDVVGMARTGSGKTAAFVIPMIERLRAHSARVGARALIMSPSRELALQTLKVVKEFGKGTDLKTVLLVGGDSLEDQFGFMTTNPDIIIATPGRFLHLKVEMSLDLSSIKYVVFDEADRLFEMGFATQLTEILHSLPPSRQTLLFSATLPRSLVEFARAGLQDPSLVRLDAETKISPDLESAFFSVKGAEKEGALLHILQDVIKMPTGTPEGFKEDKDEGSKKRKRGPDRPNAKEKPTEHSTIIFTATKFHVEYLTSILVQAGYAVSHAYGALDQTARKIQVEDFRRGKTNILVVTDVAARGIDIPVLANVINYDFCDQPKVFVHRVGRTARAGQKGWSYSLVSDIDAPYLLDLQLFLGRRLVVGQDTSAGANFASDVVLGALQRNSIETNVEWVEKVVQESHDIALMRSVVVKAQKQYLRTRVSASSQSAKRARELTASRAWSQPHLIFGINTDDTEALRVEMLAKISGFKPQETVFEIGHGGKGTISEAVEVMKQLRKRAPVRKSKTDKDADDEDEDVPVIKRAKSDESSDEDASFDEDDFVAVNDDSDEELEVTVSNNADSAKNASAWRDSEHFMTYTPRQSNVAEERGYGVNAGSNGANFLEAARDVAMDIANDEKSTSFGAPTRTTMRWDKKNAKYVSRAHDEDGSRGNTKMIRGESGVKIAASFKSGRFDRWRKDNRLGKLPGVGEAETGLPRGMGGGGFGGGGRRFNHKREDAPKEADKFRDDYHVRKKRVAEAKEKRIGKFRDGEGSKREIKNNDDIRKARKIKELKMRKNARPARKKKN, from the exons ATGCCCCGTCGTGCCGCTTCCCCAGCTGCTTCTGAGCACGAAATCGATATCCTCGGCTCTATTTTCGCAAACGACAACGATACCGAAGTCAAGGCCAAAGCGAAGAAGCGGACTGGTGGACATGACGAGATCGATCTTGATATCGACGCACTGCTCAACGGTGCCGAAGATGGCGGCGATGGTGACGATGAAGCGCTCATTGCGCTGCAGCAGGCTGCGTCCTTTCGCAAGACGACCAACTTGAAAGGAAAGACGGGCAAGAAGTCGGGCGGATTCCAAGCCATGG GCCTAAACCCAAGTCTTCTCCAAGCGATTACTAGGAAAGGATTTGCAGTCCCAACCCCTATCCAGCGCAAGTCCATACCCTTGATTCTTGACCGGCGCGATGTGGTAGGAATGGCTCGAACCGGTTCCGGAAAGACGGCTGCCTTCGTTATCCCAATGATTGAGCGCCTTAGGGCTCACAGTGCGCGGGTCGGTGCCAGAGCCCTGATCATGTCCCCTTCTCGAGAGCTGGCACTGCAGACCCTCAAAGTCGTCAAGGAGTTCGGCAAGGGTACCGACCTGAAGACTGTGTTGCTTGTTGGTGGTGACAGCCTGGAAGACCAGTTTGGTTTTATGACCACCAACCCGGATATCATCATCGCTACCCCTGGTCGATTTCTTCATCTCAAGGTCGAGATGTCGCTCGACCTTTCTTCGATCAAATAcgtcgtttttgacgaggccGATCGACTATTCGAAATGGGTTTCGCAACCCAACTCACAGAGATCCTGCATTCTTTGCCTCCCTCTCGCCAAACTCTACTCTTTTCCGCCACCTTGCCGAGGTCGCTTGTCGAGTTTGCCAGGGCCGGCCTTCAAGACCCCAGTTTGGTGCGTCTCGATGCAGAGACTAAGATCTCGCCAGATCTCGAGAGTGCATTCTTCTCAGTGAAAGGCGCAGAGAAAGAGGGTGCGCTTCTTCACATATTGCAGGATGTTATCAAGATGCCGACGGGAACACCAGAAGGGTTTAAAGAGGATAAGGATGAGGGCTCCAAGAAGAGGAAGCGAGGTCCCGATCGTCCCAACGCAAAGGAGAAGCCGACGGAGCATTCGACCATTATTTTCACAGCAACAAAGTTCCATGTCGAGTACCTTACCTCAATACTCGTCCAGGCCGGCTACGCCGTTTCCCATGCTTATGGTGCGCTGGACCAAACCGCACGAAAGATCCAGGTCGAAGATTTCCGGAGAGGCAAGACGAACATATTAGTGGTCACGGACGTTGCCGCTCGAGGTATCGATATCCCTGTTCTCGCAAACGTTATCAACTATGACTTCTGCGATCAGCCCAAGGTCTTTGTACACCGTGTTGGAAGAACGGCCCGTGCAGGGCAGAAGGGATGGAGTTACAGCTTGGTGTCTGATATCGATGCCCCATACCTGCTGGATCTACAGCTCTTCTTGGGAAGGAGACTTGTGGTGGGCCAGGACACTTCGGCAGGTGCAAACTTCGCGTCAGACGTTGTTCTGGGAGCGTTGCAACGGAATTCAATCGAAACGAATGTCGAGTGGGTGGAAAAAGTGGTACAGGAGTCACACGATATTGCCTTGATGCGGAGCGTGGTCGTCAAAGCTCAGAAGCAATACTTGCGTACTCGGGTCTCGGCATCAAGCCAAAGTGCAAAGAGGGCAAGAGAGCTGACGGCATCCAGAGCATGGTCACAGCCTCATCTGATTTTTGGTATAAACACCGACGACACCGAAGCACTCCGCGTGGAAATGCTTGCCAAGATCAGCGGCTTCAAGCCTCAGGAGACGGTGTTTGAGATTGGCCATGGAGGAAAAGGCACAATATCTGAGGCCGTCGAGGTTATGAAGCAGTTGAGGAAAAGAGCGCCCGTAAGGAAATCCAAAACCGACAAGGACGCCGATGATGAGGACGAAGATGTGCCGGTCATAAAGCGCGCAAAGTCGGATGAGAGCAGTGACGAGGACGCATCATTTGACGAGGACGACTTTGTTGCTGTAAACGACGATTCCGatgaggagctcgaggtgaCAGTTTCCAACAATGCCGACTCGGCAAAGAATGCTTCTGCATGGAGAGATTCGGAGCATTTCATGACCTACACCCCTCGTCAATCCAACGTGGCAGAGGAGCGTGGTTATGGTGTAAATGCCGGATCCAATGGGGCCAACTTCCTGGAGGCCGCGCGCGACGTAGCAATGGACATCGCCAACGACGAAAAGTCAACTTCGTTTGGCGCACCCACCCGGACGACGATGCGATGGGACAAAAAGAACGCCAAGTACGTGTCTCGCGCAcacgacgaggacggcagCCGCGGCAACACCAAGATGATTCGCGGAGAGAGCGGTGTCAAGATTGCCGCCAGCTTCAAGAGCGGTCGTTTCGATAGGTGGCGCAAGGACAACCGTCTGGGCAAGCTGCCTGGCGTCGGTGAAGCTGAGACAGGGCTTCCCAGAGGCATGGGCGGTGGTGGTTTCGGTGGAGGTGGTCGTCGTTTCAACCACAAGCGTGAGGATGCGCCGAAGGAGGCCGACAAATTCCGTGATGACTACCACGTGCGGAAGAAGCGCGTCGCTGAggccaaagaaaagagaattGGCAAGTTCAGGGATGGTGAGGGCAGCAAGCGTGAGATCAAGAACAATGATGATATTCGCAAGGCACGCAAGATCAAAGAGCTCAAGATGCGGAAGAACGCACGTCCagcaaggaaaaagaagaattaG
- a CDS encoding glutamine-dependent NAD(+) synthetase, whose protein sequence is MRFVTVAAATLPSVPLDFEGNRDRILESIKLAKEKGATLRTGPELEIPGYGCLDHHLEGDTELHSWEVLAEIISDPVCKDMLVDLGLGVKTRNVQYNCRVLCTYKKIYAIRAKQALAGDGLYREPRHFTAWVKERQVETHKLHKVVRDVTGQTTVPIGDFILETPDTSVTCETCEELFVPRNPSIFSGLNGAEIILNSSASHAELRKLGTRLNLISNSTRSNGGLYVYANASGIDGEARMLFDGSSMIIQNGEVLAQSSQFSLLPVEVTVATVDLERVRSYRTSASRNVQAARQPEYPRIDCDIELARPSEEIFRSNKVIAMEIPIRILDPMEEIHMATSVYLWQYLVRSSGAGFFLALSGGLDSSSVALFVYGMAKLVLLSIKNGEENTLNDLRKVTGINDYVPESPEEIVGKLLHTCFMGTVNSSDETRSRAKRLAERLGAYHTDINIDNAVQAHESIIESALGGFKPKYAVEGGTNSENLAKQNIQARNRLVVSYELAQLSTQARGLPRAGASLLVLGSGNVDENLRGYYTKYDASSADLAPLGSISKNDAKDFQRWARDNWDLSIMSEFIDAIPSAELLPLSAGVQADEVEMGLTYSELSDFGILRKVDKLGPWSAYLRLLSQWKERPGFGPREIAEKVFLFFRFYAINRHKATIITPSVHLSAYNPDDNRHDLRPFLYVVNWPWQFNKIRRHVEEMEKVM, encoded by the exons ATGAGGTTCGTGACAGTCGCTGCGGCGACGCTGCCAAGTGTGCCGCTCGACTTTGAGGGCAACAGAGATCGTATTCTAGAGTCCATCAAGCTTGCCAAAGAGAAGGGTGCAACTTTACGAACGGGTCCGGAATTGGAGATTCCAGGATATGGATGCCTCGATCATCACCTTGAA GGCGATACCGAACTCCACAGCTGGGAAGTCCTGGCTGAAATTATCTCAGACCCTGTTTGCAAGGACATGCTCGTCGACTTAGGGTTGGGTGTCAAGACCAGGAATGTGCAGTACAACTGCCGAGTGCTTTGCACATACAAGAAGATTTACGCTATTCGGGCAAAGCAAG CACTTGCCGGAGATGGTCTCTATCGCGAGCCCCGTCACTTCACGGCATGGGTCAAGGAGCGACAGGTAGAGACGCACAAGCTGCACAAAGTTGTACGGGATGTCACCGGGCAGACCACGGTACCCATTGGTGACTTCATCCTCGAGACCCCCGACACTTCTGTGACCTGCGAGACTTGCGAGGAGCTATTTGTTCCTAGGAACCCATCAATCTTCAGTGGCC TCAATGGTGCTGAAATCATTCTT AACTCCAGTGCCTCGCATGCCGAGCTTCGTAAGCTTGGCACGCGTCTGAACCTCATCTCGAATTCGACACGTAGCAATGGTGGACTATATGTCTATGCAAACGCCTCTGGAATTGATGGCGAGGCAAGAATGCTCTT CGATGGAAGCAGCATGATCATCCAGAACGGCGAAGTCCTGGCCCAGTCATCACAGTTTTCACTGCTCCCTGTAGAAGTCACTGTCGCCACTGTCGACCTTGAACGAGTTCGCAGCTACAGGACTAGTGCCAGCCGAAACGTCCAAGCGGCCCGTCAGCCCGAATATCCCCGAATCGACTGCGACATTGAGTTGGCCCGCCCAAGTGAGGAAATCTTCAGGTCCAACAAGGTGATCGCCATGGAAATTCCCATTCGCATCTTGGATCCTATGGAGGAGATCCATATGGCCACCTCGGTGTATCTATGGCAGTACCTAGTCCGCAGCTCAGGTGCTGGCTTTTTCCTGGCATTGTCTGGAGGACTTGATAGCTCATCTGTTGCTCTGTTCGTCTATGGCATGGCCAAACTGGTCTTGCTCTCCATCAAGAACGGCGAGGAGAACACTCTGAATGATTTGCGCAAAGTCACGGGCATCAATGACTACGTACCCGAGTCGCCGGAGGAGATCGTTGGCAAGCTGCTCCACACGTGCTTCATGGGCACAGTAAACAGCTCAGATGAAACTCGATCGAGGGCAAAGAGACTTGCAGAACGCCTCGGCGCTTACCACACTGACATCAACATCGATAACGCCGTCCAGGCACATGAGTCGATTATTGAGAGCGCACTCGGTGGCTTCAAGCCCAAGTATGCAGTCGAAGGGGGTACCAACAGTGAAAACCTGGCGAAGCAGAACATTCAGGCCAGAAACCGACTAGTGGTATCTTATGAGCTTGCGCAACTGTCCACTCAGGCCCGAGGCCTTCCGCGAGCCggtgcttctttgcttgtccTGGGATCGGGCAACGTCGACGAGAACCTCCGTGGATACTATACCAAGTACGATGCTAGTTCTGCGGACCTTGCGCCCCTCGGGTCGATATCCAAAAACGATGCCAAGGACTTCCAGCGCTGGGCACGCGACAACTGGGACCTTAGCATCATGTCCGAATTCATCGATGCGATCCCATCGGCTGAGCTGCTTCCCCTTTCGGCCGGCGTCCAAGCTGATGAGGTGGAGATGGGTTTGACGTACTCGGAACTGTCGGACTTT GGAATTCTCCGCAAGGTTGACAAGCTCGGCCCGTGGTCGGCGTACCTGCGCCTCCTCAGCCAATGGAAGGAGCGTCCTGGCTTTGGCCCTCGCGAGATTGCAGAGAAGGTGTTCCTCTTCTTTAGGTTCTATGCCATCAACCGACACAAGGCTACCATCATCACTCCCAGCGTCCACTTGTCCGCGTATAATCCAGACGACAACAGACATGA TCTGCGCCCGTTCCTGTATGTTGTTAACTGGCCTTGGCAGTTTAACAAAATCAGGAGACATGTCGAAGAGATGGAGAAGGTCATGTAG